In Prunus dulcis chromosome 1, ALMONDv2, whole genome shotgun sequence, the following are encoded in one genomic region:
- the LOC117615181 gene encoding extensin-2-like yields MTTMGGGSSWGRLWPQMAVALAAILVVVSSNVGSVEANAYPYSSPPPPPYVYSSPPPPVHSPPPPYVYMSPPPPSPSPPPPYVYKSPPPPSPSPPPTYEYKSPPPPSPSPPPPYVYKSPPPPPKELPPYHYKSPPPPSPSPPPPYHYTSPPPPSPSPPPPYYYKSPPPPVHSKPPPYYYKSPPPPSPSPPPPYYYKSPPPPSPKPPTPYYYKSPPPPSPKPPPYYYKSPPPPSPKPPTPYYYKSPPPPSSSPPPPYYYKSPPPPKALPPPYYYKSPPPPKALPPPYYYTSPPPPSPYHPHPHHHPFVTKVVGKVYCYRCYDWGYPVKSHDKKHLKGAVVEVTCWAGKKEIKAYGKTKINGKFSIAVPDFDYGKYGAKACKAKLHAAPKGSPCNIPTKLHWGNKGAKLKVKSKTDDEVVLSAKPFAYAPKTPYKECEKSKPHYPPPYVYKSPPPPTPTYVYKSPPPPPPKYYYKSPPPPAYYYKSPPPPAYVYKSPPPPSPKPPTPYYYKSPPPPSPKPPTPYYYKSPPPPSPKPPTPYYYKSPPPPSPKPKPPYYYKSPPPPSPKPQPPYYYKSPPPPSPKPQPPYYYKSPPPPSPKPQPPYYYKSPPPPSPKPPTPYYYKSPPPPSPKPPTPYYYKSPPPPSPKPQPPYYYKSPPPPSPKPQPPYYYKSPPPPSPKPQPPYYYKSPPPPSPKPHPPYYYKSPPPPSPKPQPPYYYKSPPPPSP; encoded by the exons ATGACGACAATGGGTGGCGGCTCCTCTTGGGGCCGTCTTTGGCCTCAAATGGCAGTGGCTTTAGCAGCTATACTAGTTGTGGTTTCAAGCAATGTGGGTTCAGTGGAAGCAAATGCTTATCCCTACTCTTCacccccaccaccaccttaTGTTTATAGCTCACCACCACCTCCTGTTCACTCTCCACCACCGCCATATGTCTACATGTCTCCACCACCTCCGTCACCGTCACCACCGCCGCCTTATGTGTACaagtcaccaccaccaccgtcACCATCCCCACCACCGACTTATGAGTACAAGTCTCCCCCACCGCCTTCtccttcaccaccaccaccttatGTGTACAAGtctccacctcctccaccaAAAGAACTACCTCCGTACCACTACAAgtctccaccaccaccttctccTTCACCGCCGCCACCTTACCACTATacatctcctccacctccttcaccctcaccaccaccaccatacTACTACAAgtccccaccaccaccagtgCACTCCAAACCCCCACCATATTACTACAAGTCCCCACCTCCACCCTCACCATCCCCACCGCCTCCATATTACTACAaatccccaccaccaccatcacctaAACCACCAACCCCATACTACTACAaatccccaccaccaccatcacctaAGCCACCCCCATACTACTACAaatccccaccaccaccatcacctaAACCACCAACTCCATACTACTACAAGTCTCCACCGCCGCCTTCTTCATCTCCACCACCGCCTTACTACTACaaatctccaccaccacccaaGGCTCTTCCACCGCCTTACTACTACaaatctccaccaccacccaaGGCTCTTCCACCTCCATACTACTACACTTCTCCTCCACCACCTTCTCCTTACCATCCCCACCCACATCACCACCCATTCGTGACGAAGGTTGTCGGAAAGGTCTACTGCTACAGATGCTACGACTGGGGTTATCCGGTGAAGTCCCACGACAAGAAGCACCTCAAAG GTGCTGTTGTTGAGGTCACTTGCTGGGCTGGCAAGAAGGAAATCAAGGCATATGGCAAAACCAAGATCAATGGCAAATTCAGCATCGCTGTCCCTGACTTTGATTATGGCAAATATGGAGCTAAGGCTTGCAAGGCCAAGCTCCACGCAGCACCCAAGGGCTCACCATGCAACATCCCAACTAAGCTACATTGGGGCAACAAGGGTGCTAAACTCAAAGTGAAGTCCAAGACTGACGATGAAGTTGTGCTCTCGGCTAAGCCATTTGCTTATGCACCAAAGACTCCTTACAAGGAGTGTGAAAAGAGCAAGCCACACTATCCTCCTCCTTATGTTTACAAGTCACCGCCTCCTCCTACGCCTACTTATGTGTACAAGTCACCGCCTCCACCGCCACCcaagtactactacaagtcACCGCCACCACCCGCTTACTACTACAAGTCACCACCGCCTCCGGCATATGTTTACaagtcaccaccaccaccatcacctaAGCCACCAACCCCTTACTACTACAagtctcctcctcctccatcaCCTAAGCCACCAACTCCATACTACTACAAgtccccaccaccaccatcacctaAACCCCCAACCCCATACTACTATAAATCACCACCACCCCCATCACCTAAGCCAAAACCCCCATACTACTACAAGTCTCCTCCTCCGCCATCACCTAAGCCACAACCTCCATACTACTACAAGTCTCCTCCTCCGCCATCCCCTAAGCCACAACCTCCATACTACTACAAGTCTCCTCCGCCACCATCCCCTAAGCCACAACCTCCATACTATTACAAGAGTCCTCCTCCACCATCACCCAAACCACCCACTCCATACTACTACAAGtctcctccaccaccatctccCAAACCACCCACTCCATACTACTACAAGTCTCCCCCACCACCTTCACCTAAGCCACAACCTCCATACTATTACAAGAGTCCTCCTCCACCATCACCTAAGCCACAACCTCCATACTACTACAAGtctcctccaccaccatcacctAAGCCACAACCTCCATACTATTACAAGAGTCCTCCTCCACCATCACCTAAGCCACACCCTCCATACTACTACAAGtctcctccaccaccatcacctAAGCCACAACCTCCATACTATTACAAGAGTCCTCCTCCACCATCACCT